One window of the Streptococcus parasanguinis ATCC 15912 genome contains the following:
- the dnaG gene encoding DNA primase: MVDKELIVEIKNSVNIVEVIGEVVSLTKAGRNFLGLCPFHGEKTPSFNVVEDKQFYHCFGCGRSGDVFKFIEDFRGVSFMDAVQIVAEKAGIALQYQARPNQQAQVNPHQELYEIHQEASKFYQAILMTTKMGEEARNYLHERGLTDEVIRHFQLGLAPAAGNYLYRNLSEKFSEKVITDSGLFTISDTGTVFDAFQDRIMFPLTDDSGRVIAFSGRLWKKIDDGSHHAKYKNSRSTRLFNKSYELYHLDQAKASAKKQHEMYVMEGFMDVIAAYRAGIENAVASMGTALTPEHVQHLSRFSKKVVLTYDGDKAGLEATAKALDVLQDLELEIVRIPDQMDPDEYLKKTSPEDLAGLLKNSRISKVEFLMQYWKPQYIENLQAQIEFVEKMAPIIAQTRSITAQNTYIYKLADLLPDFDYLQIEQIVNNSRLHQRQEAQSSGQSRTSNFSVDLLPNRGMTRLIKAENHLLSRMKDFPMVLNDYRLRPDFSFDTPELQILYQLLCQNGEVTSQDLSEQAEGVQHAWYRMLEEDLPEEIADGELEEVEATRTRELLRKESQQIGNKVKEASSTGDAERALLELERLIAQKRRME, from the coding sequence ATGGTTGATAAAGAGCTGATTGTAGAAATTAAAAACAGTGTAAACATTGTTGAAGTCATTGGAGAAGTTGTTTCTTTGACCAAGGCTGGCCGTAATTTTTTAGGCCTGTGTCCTTTTCATGGAGAAAAGACTCCTTCCTTTAATGTCGTTGAAGACAAGCAGTTTTACCATTGTTTCGGATGTGGTCGCTCTGGAGATGTCTTTAAGTTTATAGAAGATTTTCGCGGAGTTTCCTTTATGGATGCGGTCCAGATTGTAGCAGAAAAAGCTGGCATTGCGCTTCAGTACCAGGCAAGGCCAAATCAACAGGCACAGGTGAATCCCCATCAAGAACTTTATGAGATTCATCAGGAAGCTAGTAAATTTTATCAAGCCATTCTGATGACGACAAAGATGGGAGAAGAAGCGCGAAATTATCTGCATGAACGTGGTCTGACCGATGAAGTTATCCGACATTTTCAATTGGGCTTAGCACCAGCAGCAGGGAATTATCTCTATCGAAATCTCTCTGAGAAATTTTCGGAGAAAGTCATTACAGATTCAGGCTTGTTTACAATTTCAGATACTGGAACGGTTTTTGATGCCTTTCAGGATCGGATCATGTTTCCCCTGACGGATGATAGCGGACGAGTCATTGCTTTTTCAGGTAGATTATGGAAAAAGATAGATGATGGGAGTCATCACGCTAAGTATAAAAATAGTCGCAGTACACGTCTATTTAATAAAAGCTATGAACTCTATCATTTGGATCAAGCCAAGGCGAGTGCTAAAAAACAACATGAAATGTATGTCATGGAAGGCTTTATGGATGTCATTGCGGCTTATCGAGCTGGGATTGAAAATGCTGTTGCCTCCATGGGGACAGCATTAACGCCTGAGCACGTCCAGCACTTGTCTCGTTTTTCTAAAAAAGTGGTTTTGACCTATGATGGGGATAAGGCAGGGCTTGAAGCGACAGCTAAGGCCTTGGATGTTCTGCAAGATCTGGAGTTGGAAATTGTCCGTATCCCTGATCAGATGGACCCAGATGAGTACCTCAAAAAAACTTCCCCAGAAGATCTAGCAGGCCTCTTGAAAAATTCTCGGATCAGTAAGGTTGAATTCTTGATGCAATACTGGAAACCCCAGTATATTGAGAATCTACAAGCGCAGATTGAGTTTGTAGAAAAGATGGCGCCTATAATCGCCCAGACGCGCTCCATTACAGCGCAAAATACCTATATTTATAAACTGGCGGATTTATTACCAGATTTTGATTATTTGCAGATTGAGCAGATTGTCAACAATAGTCGCTTGCATCAACGGCAAGAGGCTCAAAGTAGTGGACAATCAAGAACGTCGAATTTTTCAGTAGATTTATTACCCAATCGTGGGATGACGCGCTTGATCAAGGCGGAAAATCATTTGTTGAGTAGGATGAAGGATTTTCCAATGGTGTTGAATGATTATCGTTTACGACCTGATTTTTCCTTTGATACACCGGAACTACAGATCTTGTACCAATTGCTCTGTCAAAATGGAGAAGTTACTTCGCAGGATTTGTCCGAGCAAGCAGAAGGGGTTCAACACGCCTGGTACCGCATGTTAGAAGAAGATTTACCGGAAGAAATAGCGGATGGTGAATTAGAAGAAGTAGAAGCGACACGCACTCGTGAGCTCCTTCGCAAAGAAAGTCAACAAATTGGAAATAAGGTGAAAGAAGCTTCCTCGACTGGGGATGCAGAAAGAGCTTTATTGGAACTCGAGCGCTTGATCGCTCAAAAAAGAAGAATGGAGTAG